The Camelina sativa cultivar DH55 unplaced genomic scaffold, Cs unpScaffold02658, whole genome shotgun sequence genome segment TGGAGGACTAGCCACCGTGGAGACTCCGGCATTGCCAACACTCCAATTGCTAGGAATACCGAGGGAACCGCTCCAACCCCTAACATGAACCTCCAGCCGAGATGCTCGGGAAGCTTAGAGAAGAAGTAGTTGGACACATACCCTAAAAGTATACCAATGTTGATAAATATctgcattaaaaaaaagttactatCGACTTCCATGcacaattattttaaatgtatatttcAGATAATAAGAAAGGTCGAATCTATTGTACCTCAGGGAAAGAGCTAAGGAAACCACGTGAGGAGGCAGGAGCGACTTCAGCGGTGTAAANCGTTATTATCAACCTCCATGCACAattcatttatataatatatatatatatatatatatatatatttcagtgcataaaaaaaagttactatCAACTTCCATGCACAATTCTTTTAAATGTATATTTCAGATAATAAGAAAGGTCGAATCTATTGTACCTCAGGGAAAGAGCTAAGGAAACCACGTGAGGAGGCAGGAGCGACTTCAGCGGTNACTATCAACTTCCATGCACAATTCTTTTAAATGTATATTTCAGATAATAAGAAAGGTCGAATCTATTGTACCTCAGGGAAAGAGCTAAGGAAACCACGTGAGGAGGCAGGAGCGACTTCAGCGGTGTAAACAGGTGCAATCATCATAGCATAACCGACACCGATACCAGCTATGAAACGACCCACCATAATGAAAGGATAGTTTGTGGCAAAACCCATGAGAAGAGcaccacaaaagaagaaagatcctGCCAACACTATGGTATATCGTCTTCCAATCCAATCTGAAGTTCTACCAGCCGCGCCTGAACCGATTAGAGAGTAGATATTTAGAATCCCCATAAGAATCTCAAGTTGTACGTCCGAGAGTTTCAAATCGtcttttatgaaaattgcagCTCCACTCATCACTCCTATATCTGTAACATCCATACAATGTAAGGATAATTATCTTAACCGtaaaatcaaaccaaccaaCCTTGATATGGCCGTTAGTGAATGATAATAATT includes the following:
- the LOC104774385 gene encoding putative polyol transporter 1; this translates as SMTSIILGYDIGVMSGAAIFIKDDLKLSDVQLEILMGILNIYSLIGSGAAGRTSDWIGRRYTIVLAGSFFFCGALLMGFATNYPFIMVGRFIAGIGVGYAMMIAPVYTAEVAPASSRGFLSSFPEIFINIGILLGYVSNYFFSKLPEHLGWRFMLGVGAVPSVFLAIGVLAMPESPRWL